Within the Stenotrophomonas sp. 610A2 genome, the region ATGCCGCCGCGTGAGGAAGCCATGGCCTGGCTGCAGTCGCGTGGCTATACCGAAGGCGTAGCGCGTGAAGCACTGGACGCCACCCGCGGCCACCCGGCATTGGCCGACCAGTGGCTGCAGGGTGAGGGCATGGCCCTGCGCCGGCAGGTGGCCAGCGAGCTGGAGCAGCTGCTGGCCGGCAAGCTGGGCAGCGTCGAGCTGGCCCAGCGCTGGACCGGCGACGACAACGCCGACCTGCGCCTGCGCCATGCCGCCGACCTGGCACTGAAGAAAGCGGCCGACGGCTTGACCGATCCGGCCCGATTGAACAAGCTGGCTGCCTGGTTTGACGCCGCCAATCGCACCCGCGACCTGCTGCGCACCACCATCCGCGCCGACCTGGCCGTGGTGGAGCTGCTGCTGGCATGGGGCGCGGCCAACCAAGTGCAATCCAAGGGGACTATTCGATGAGTGCGACGAACGCCCGCCAGGGCATCCTTTCGCTGGCGGTAAAGGACAAGGCAGCGCTGTACGGCGCCTACATGCCGTTCGTGAAGAACGGTGGCGTCTTCGTGCCCACGCCCAAGCGCTACTTCCTCGGCGACGAGGTGTTCCTGCTGCTGACCCTGCCGGACTCCAGCGAGCGCCTTCCGGTCGCCGGCAAGGTGGTCTGGGTCACCCCGCTGGGCGCACAGGGCAACCGCCAGGCCGGCATCGGCGTGCAGCTGGCTGACGGCGTCGACGGCGAGGCCATCCGCAACAAGATCGAGACCCTGCTGGCTGGCACATCCAGCTCGGACAAGCCCACGCAGACGATGTGAAATCGTGTGAAGAAAGATGTTGACGTGTTCGCTCAGCCCCCTATAATGAGCGGCCCGCAACACGGGCGGTTAGCTCAGCGGTAGAGCATTGCCTTCACACGGCAAGGGTCACAGGTTCGATCCCTGTACCGCCCACCATCAAAATTTGAGTGTTGCAGACAAAACCGGCGAAAGCCGGTTTTTTCGTAAGCGCAGTACGCAATTCCTTGCTGGTGCCTGAGGAAACATGCGCGGGTTGCCAGATTTGTCGGACATAACTTCGCAAGAAGTCCGATGATCCGACGTGGTTTCCTTGGAATGCTCGGTGGGATAGTCCTGCGTCGCAGGACTTGGTTGGTTGCGCCGGGACTTATCGCCCTGCTGGCGGGCAGCGGAGGATGGCCGGGTTGCGGGAGGCGGCCGGGACGAATCGAAGGGTGGAAGCATGATTCAGCACCTACGAGTAGTCGCCGACATGACCGGTGAACATGATGTCGATCTTGTCCAAACACTGGCTGGAAGCCGTTTGTGCTGCCATCAGGCGCTCATAGAACTTCCTGTAGGATCTGACTCGAGCGTGGTCGGCCTCGGTTTCTGCTAGTTCCCTAGCCCGATAGATGTTGAAGACCACGGCGCTGGCCTTCTCTCTTGCATCGCCAAGCGATCTAAGGCTGCCGGAAAGGATGTCTACC harbors:
- a CDS encoding PilZ domain-containing protein produces the protein MSATNARQGILSLAVKDKAALYGAYMPFVKNGGVFVPTPKRYFLGDEVFLLLTLPDSSERLPVAGKVVWVTPLGAQGNRQAGIGVQLADGVDGEAIRNKIETLLAGTSSSDKPTQTM